A stretch of Bos taurus isolate L1 Dominette 01449 registration number 42190680 breed Hereford chromosome 5, ARS-UCD2.0, whole genome shotgun sequence DNA encodes these proteins:
- the MLF2 gene encoding myeloid leukemia factor 2 isoform X1, translated as MFRFMRDVEPEDPMFLMDPFAIHRQHMNRMLSGGFGYSPFLSITDGNLPGTRPASRRMQSGGFMDMFGMMNDMIGNMEHMTAGGNCQTFSSSTVISYSNTGDGAPKVYQETSEMRSAPGGIRETRRTVRDSDSGLEQMSIGHHIRDRAHILQRSRNHRTGDQEERQDYINLDESEAAAFDDEWRRETSRFRQQRPLEFRRHEASGGGGRRAEGPPRLAIQGPEDSPSRQSRRYDW; from the exons ATGTTTCGCTTCATGAGGGACGTGGAGCCCGAGGACCCCATGTTCCTGAT GGACCCCTTTGCCATTCACCGTCAGCACATGAACCGGATGTTGTCAGGGGGGTTTGGATATAGCCCCTTCCTCAGCATCACAGATGGCAATCTGCCAGGGACCCGGCCTGCCAGCCGCAGGATGCAG TCAGGCGGCTTCATGGACATGTTTGGGATGATGAACGACATGATCGGCAACATG gaGCACATGACAGCCGGAGGCAATTGCCAGaccttctcctcctccactgTCATCTCCTACTCCAACACTGGCGATGGAGCCCCCAAGGTCTACCAAGAGACGTCAGAGATGCGCTCGGCCCCAGGCGGG ATCCGGGAGACCCGGCGGACCGTGCGCGACTCCGATAGCGGGCTGGAGCAGATGTCCATTGGGCATCACATCCGGGATCGGGCTCACATCCTCCAGCGCTCCCGAAACCACCGCACGGGGGACCAGGAGGAGCGACAGGACTATATCAACCTGGACGAGA GTGAGGCCGCAGCATTTGATGACGAGTGGCGGAGAGAGACTTCCCGATTCCGGCAGCAGCGCCCTCTGGAATTTCGGAGGCATGAGGCTTCTGGGGGTGGAGGACGAAGGGCTGAGGGGCCTCCCCGCCTGGCTATACAGGGACCTGAGGACTCCCCATCCCGACAGTCGCGCCGCTACGACTGGTGA
- the MLF2 gene encoding myeloid leukemia factor 2 (The RefSeq protein has 1 substitution compared to this genomic sequence), translated as MFRFMRDVEPEDPMFLMDPFAIHRQHMNRMLSGGFGYSPFLSITDGNLPGTRPASRRMQAGAVSPFGMLGMSGGFMDMFGMMNDMIGNMEHMTARGNCQTFSSSTVISYSNTGDGAPKVYQETSEMRSAPGGIRETRRTVRDSDSGLEQMSIGHHIRDRAHILQRSRNHRTGDQEERQDYINLDESEAAAFDDEWRRETSRFRQQRPLEFRRHEASGGGGRRAEGPPRLAIQGPEDSPSRQSRRYDW; from the exons ATGTTTCGCTTCATGAGGGACGTGGAGCCCGAGGACCCCATGTTCCTGAT GGACCCCTTTGCCATTCACCGTCAGCACATGAACCGGATGTTGTCAGGGGGGTTTGGATATAGCCCCTTCCTCAGCATCACAGATGGCAATCTGCCAGGGACCCGGCCTGCCAGCCGCAGGATGCAG GCTGGGGCTGTCTCCCCTTTTGGAATGCTGGGAATG TCAGGCGGCTTCATGGACATGTTTGGGATGATGAACGACATGATCGGCAACATG gaGCACATGACAGCCGGAGGCAATTGCCAGaccttctcctcctccactgTCATCTCCTACTCCAACACTGGCGATGGAGCCCCCAAGGTCTACCAAGAGACGTCAGAGATGCGCTCGGCCCCAGGCGGG ATCCGGGAGACCCGGCGGACCGTGCGCGACTCCGATAGCGGGCTGGAGCAGATGTCCATTGGGCATCACATCCGGGATCGGGCTCACATCCTCCAGCGCTCCCGAAACCACCGCACGGGGGACCAGGAGGAGCGACAGGACTATATCAACCTGGACGAGA GTGAGGCCGCAGCATTTGATGACGAGTGGCGGAGAGAGACTTCCCGATTCCGGCAGCAGCGCCCTCTGGAATTTCGGAGGCATGAGGCTTCTGGGGGTGGAGGACGAAGGGCTGAGGGGCCTCCCCGCCTGGCTATACAGGGACCTGAGGACTCCCCATCCCGACAGTCGCGCCGCTACGACTGGTGA